In Metopolophium dirhodum isolate CAU chromosome 5, ASM1992520v1, whole genome shotgun sequence, the sequence atttataggtagacaattaagtaatttattaagtaggtgatttttactaataacttttttgataacatactatatatatattctatatttctacgaGCTTACAGAGAGTTccataaaccaatataaaaaaaaattatccgataatttatctagataaataaataattaagttatcttTATATTTATCTCGGCTCAACACTGAGCGCATGAcataaaacggtccttttcaggaccaaccAATCAGAACCCAGAATTACCGCGCAAGCGACCAGGACAACTCGGAACCCACATTACAGGGCCTCAAGTTGTCCCAGACACataaatccaaaatataaaCGTGGGGCCGTGGGGGAAGCTGCCACAAAGCCAACGACCCCAACCCCGTACACACAGCCCCAAAGCGGGGTGAAGAAGATCACTTTCCGTACCGAACATAAGCACAACCGCACACACAATCAGTCTTCATTCAACCTTCTACCCAGTAATACTACAACACTTAGAAGAAACGAAGGGGGAATTATTGATTCCGCCGAAACTACCTGCTTAGGAAAAAGGTTTATATTGATTCCGCCGGCTATTAATTCCGACCGCTACTGTTTATAAaatctacatttaatatttgataatttaaaaataaaaatttgtgatAATAACTTAAGGTAGGTCTCGAACTCTCGACCAAtcttaatttaagtattaatttttattttcttaagccAAAGTCTTATTTATGAGTGTTATTTGGccctaaattgtatacaattatataataaattctatgtaggtataaaataaaaatgcataaatgtaaatattgttgATCATAATATTTGGTCACATgtctaaattgaataaaatgataataatagtatattagtataaaataaaagtgtataaatgtaaatcatttttttctaattaatattatgtatatgatattttaatatgtataatgtaaattgaataaaattataataataatatataggtaagtataaaataaaaatataagtataaatcaaactacttttgataatatttggacacatgtttgaaaatataagtgAACCTAGAAATTTTATTATCGTTCAAatcatttgataaatttttaatactttgttttttttttgttaaaagcactattttttttatttttctcgatGTTTATTCcgtttatatgtaggtatgtaagtgtcagtttgtattttttatttaaaacatgggTGAATATGAAAATGTTGGGGTGAGCTTTTGTGAATtgtgaatttaattttgagtgGAAAGACTCACAGCTATTTGTAGTACGTTCTGGTTATGTTATTTCTCTCGATGCCCAAATACGTGGATTGAATTTTGCAccttcatcaatataatattcaactaaataATCGCAGAACCTAATTATCCTTTCATCATCTGGAGAAACTGACATCAAATCTGTCGTAAAGCAATCGCTTACTTCTTCTGGATTTAGTAATGGTAAGCCAAATACCCATTTTAGCCAATTACCTATTTCACTTGATGCGTCTTTATATTCTTTTGATAagcctaaaaaattaaaattataaattaattaatattaataatacataatacgacaataatagtattgtatgtgtatttgaatttatatgttTACCAAGACTTTGAATGTGTTTCCACCAATTTTGTGTTAAATGAAATCTGCAACCAACCATCCGTATTTCTGGCCATATTGTTTTTGCACCAATATGTATAGCTTCTTCAAAATCGGAAACTATTTTCGACGgagtgaataataaattaatttccgaACATTTTTCAACCACATATCCGAACGATAGTGCATATGTGTCTTTACATTTGTCTGGTAATAAGAAGTACACGAGTGGAATATAATGTCCGTTCTTGAAGATGTGTATAGTAAAAAgctgaagaaaatattttggacAGTAGGTAAAAGTACCATCCACAAATATTTTGTCTACTGAACAAAGAAGTTTTAAATtcgaaaaacatataattttgtttactgAATCAACAACAAGAATAAAGTTTTCGTCCTGGACAGTTTTAATTTGACGCTCGCTCATTACGTTGATtacttctataatatttgttgggaGTTTCGGATATGACGATCTACGAGAAcggtataaaaattgataaatattattgatatctgTACCTGCAAACGTTTGTGTTAGTTCTGGATTAGTTAAAATGCCTCTATTTATGACTTTTGAAGGCCTTTCCAATTCGTCTTCCGATTTTCGTTTGAGTCCAttggaaaatgatttttttgttatacttaatTCAGTTTCTTGGTGATGGTTGACATTATGTgtactttcatttttttaaatgttcttaaCTGCTTGATCTACATATATTTTCACAGTACACTTTTTATGTATGCACTGCCATTTAAAAGCATCCAAATATttcacgtaatttttttttataatatttactattgtttGATTTCGAGTATAACTTCaatcagtaataatattatcaataccgTTATCATACAGTCCATATCAAGTTTATGTTGTTCGTAGTGTGCTCGAAAGCAAATGCgctcattaaaatgtatatttacttaagaaaaaat encodes:
- the LOC132945865 gene encoding uncharacterized protein LOC132945865, with amino-acid sequence MSERQIKTVQDENFILVVDSVNKIICFSNLKLLCSVDKIFVDGTFTYCPKYFLQLFTIHIFKNGHYIPLVYFLLPDKCKDTYALSFGYVVEKCSEINLLFTPSKIVSDFEEAIHIGAKTIWPEIRMVGCRFHLTQNWWKHIQSLGLSKEYKDASSEIGNWLKWVFGLPLLNPEEVSDCFTTDLMSVSPDDERIIRFCDYLVEYYIDEGAKFNPRIWASREIT